In Arthrobacter citreus, a single genomic region encodes these proteins:
- a CDS encoding pyrimidine-nucleoside phosphorylase: protein MRMVDLIEKKRDGKTLTTEEINFVINGFTDGSVPDYQMSAFAMAVFLKGMTEKEYSDLTMAMVHSGDTIDLSNIEGIKVDKHSTGGVGDTTTLVLGPLVASLDIPVAKMSGRGLGHTGGTIDKLEAVEGFHVELTEEEFTKQVNDIKLAVIGQTGDLTPADKKLYALRDVTATVNSIPLISSSIMSKKIAAGADAIVLDVKTGAGAFMKDIEDARDLAKAMVKIGNNVGRQTVAVISDMSQPLGLAIGNALEVKEAIDTLKGEGPKDLEELCLILGSQMVVLAKKAETLEEARAKLLENMKNGKALEVFKAFLVAQGGDGSVVDDPSKLPQAKYVQEVVAQQDGYVSQIVADAVGTAAMKLGAGRATKESVIDLAVGLMLNKKVGDAVKKGDSLVTVYSNTEDISEVEKDLLENIKISSEKVEEPTLVYDLIMEA, encoded by the coding sequence ATGAGAATGGTAGATTTAATTGAAAAAAAACGTGATGGAAAAACTTTAACAACAGAAGAAATTAATTTTGTAATCAATGGGTTTACTGACGGTAGTGTACCTGATTATCAAATGAGTGCTTTTGCAATGGCTGTGTTTTTAAAAGGAATGACTGAAAAAGAATATAGTGATTTAACAATGGCTATGGTTCATTCTGGTGATACAATTGATCTTTCAAATATTGAAGGAATCAAAGTTGATAAGCACTCAACTGGTGGAGTAGGCGATACAACTACACTAGTATTAGGCCCATTAGTAGCTTCATTAGATATTCCAGTTGCTAAAATGAGCGGACGTGGATTAGGTCACACTGGTGGTACAATCGATAAATTAGAAGCTGTTGAAGGTTTCCATGTTGAATTAACAGAAGAAGAATTTACTAAACAAGTAAATGATATTAAATTAGCTGTTATCGGACAAACTGGTGACTTAACGCCTGCAGATAAAAAATTATATGCTTTACGTGATGTAACAGCAACAGTAAACTCGATCCCATTAATTTCTAGCTCAATTATGAGTAAAAAAATCGCTGCTGGTGCAGATGCAATCGTTTTAGATGTTAAAACAGGTGCAGGTGCATTCATGAAAGATATTGAAGATGCACGTGATTTAGCTAAAGCAATGGTAAAAATCGGAAACAACGTTGGAAGACAAACAGTAGCAGTTATTTCAGATATGAGCCAACCATTAGGTCTTGCGATTGGTAATGCATTAGAAGTAAAAGAAGCAATCGACACATTAAAAGGTGAAGGTCCAAAAGATTTAGAAGAATTATGCTTAATTTTAGGTAGTCAAATGGTTGTATTAGCTAAAAAAGCTGAAACATTAGAGGAAGCAAGAGCTAAACTTCTAGAAAACATGAAAAATGGAAAAGCTTTAGAAGTATTTAAAGCATTTTTAGTAGCACAAGGTGGAGATGGCTCTGTAGTAGATGACCCATCAAAATTACCTCAAGCTAAATATGTTCAAGAAGTAGTAGCACAGCAAGATGGTTATGTTTCACAAATCGTTGCTGATGCAGTTGGAACGGCTGCGATGAAACTAGGTGCAGGCCGTGCAACGAAAGAATCTGTCATCGATTTAGCAGTTGGATTAATGCTAAACAAAAAAGTTGGAGATGCAGTTAAAAAAGGTGATTCATTAGTTACTGTTTATTCAAACACAGAAGATATTAGTGAAGTTGAAAAAGACTTACTAGAAAATATTAAAATTTCATCTGAAAAAGTTGAAGAACCTACATTAGTTTATGATTTAATTATGGAAGCATAA
- a CDS encoding ABC transporter ATP-binding protein, with protein MLKIHHLSKKLDDREVLKNLNFQIETGKITGLIGRNGAGKTTLLRTIVGILSPDEGSIQINDVDINDSPINRRQIAYMSDSTSFIKQYNVNELITIYENSYPNFNKFAFMESLNKYNLPFGSLRKYSKGMRTLIYLLLTFSTGANYVILDEPTNGLDPVVKRTVLQLIIEYASSNSVGVLISSHHLAELEKIIDQYLFIKDGRINSISTMEESTNQFYKLQVAFENGLPKQFEEDPAISVFSKTGKVAIIIINGNKDEFIKQMEKANPLLLEELPLTLEDLFFINDGGELYV; from the coding sequence TTGCTAAAAATCCATCATTTAAGTAAAAAACTTGATGACCGTGAAGTGTTAAAAAATCTAAACTTTCAAATAGAAACAGGCAAAATTACAGGCTTAATAGGACGAAATGGTGCTGGTAAAACGACACTTTTAAGAACAATTGTTGGAATCCTATCACCTGATGAAGGTTCAATTCAAATTAATGATGTAGATATAAATGATTCACCTATTAATAGAAGACAAATAGCTTATATGAGTGATTCTACTAGCTTCATAAAACAATATAATGTGAATGAACTTATTACGATTTATGAAAATTCATATCCTAACTTCAATAAGTTTGCGTTTATGGAATCATTAAATAAATATAATTTACCTTTTGGTTCCCTTCGTAAATACTCTAAAGGTATGAGAACACTAATTTATTTATTATTGACCTTTTCTACAGGTGCAAATTATGTCATTTTAGATGAACCAACAAATGGCTTAGATCCAGTTGTTAAACGTACTGTTTTGCAATTAATCATTGAATATGCTAGCTCAAACTCGGTTGGGGTTTTAATCTCATCACATCACCTAGCTGAACTTGAAAAAATAATTGATCAATATTTATTTATTAAAGATGGAAGAATTAATTCAATTTCCACAATGGAAGAAAGTACGAACCAATTTTACAAACTACAAGTAGCATTTGAAAATGGTTTACCTAAACAATTTGAAGAAGACCCAGCAATTTCTGTATTCTCTAAAACTGGTAAAGTTGCCATTATCATTATTAATGGAAATAAGGATGAATTTATAAAACAAATGGAAAAGGCAAATCCACTTCTTTTAGAAGAACTTCCGTTGACATTAGAGGATTTATTTTTCATAAACGATGGAGGGGAATTATATGTTTAG
- a CDS encoding TerC family protein has product MDLLGGLSIGVLLNVIFIDLLLSGDNAILIALAAKNLPAEQKKKAVLFGTMGAIALRVVFAAVIVYLLKIPFIYAAGGLMLLWIAFKLLVDDSEHGDVKSGATLWGAVRTIIIADALMSLDNVLALAGVSHGSLIAIVIGILISIPIIVGGSSLLMKIMNKFPIITTIGSGILAWTAAGMITHEKMIHDVFENQTIVYAFKIVMTVIVIGAGTIVARRKAQKHQVANSQNQTA; this is encoded by the coding sequence ATGGATTTATTAGGCGGATTAAGTATTGGAGTACTATTGAATGTAATTTTTATCGACCTGTTATTAAGCGGTGATAATGCAATTTTAATCGCATTAGCAGCGAAAAACTTACCAGCAGAACAAAAGAAAAAAGCAGTTTTATTTGGTACTATGGGTGCAATTGCTCTTCGTGTCGTATTTGCAGCAGTAATCGTGTATCTATTAAAAATTCCGTTTATTTATGCAGCCGGTGGGTTAATGTTATTATGGATTGCTTTTAAATTATTAGTCGATGACTCTGAACATGGCGATGTTAAAAGTGGTGCAACATTATGGGGAGCAGTTAGAACGATCATCATTGCTGATGCGCTAATGAGTCTTGATAATGTATTAGCTTTAGCAGGTGTATCACATGGTAGCTTAATTGCAATCGTAATTGGTATTTTAATTTCAATCCCAATTATTGTTGGTGGAAGCTCATTATTAATGAAAATTATGAACAAATTTCCAATTATTACAACAATTGGTTCAGGTATTTTAGCTTGGACTGCAGCAGGTATGATTACTCATGAAAAGATGATTCACGATGTTTTTGAAAATCAAACAATTGTTTATGCATTTAAAATTGTCATGACTGTAATTGTAATTGGAGCTGGTACAATTGTTGCTAGAAGAAAAGCACAAAAGCATCAAGTTGCAAATTCACAAAATCAAACAGCTTAA
- the spoIIAA gene encoding anti-sigma F factor antagonist: MSLNIELEVKNAILCVRLAGELDHHTAEDLRLQVNEVLESQTIKHILLNLEHLTFMDSSGLGVILGRYKVIRNKGGEMAVCSISPSIKRLFDMSGLFKIVHLADDESNGLNVLGVA, from the coding sequence GTGAGTCTTAATATTGAACTAGAAGTGAAGAATGCAATCCTTTGTGTAAGACTAGCAGGGGAACTTGATCATCACACTGCTGAAGATTTACGTTTACAAGTAAACGAGGTATTAGAGTCACAGACTATCAAACATATTTTATTAAATCTTGAGCATTTAACATTTATGGATAGCTCTGGCTTAGGTGTAATTTTAGGTAGATATAAAGTTATTCGAAATAAAGGTGGAGAAATGGCAGTATGTTCAATTTCGCCATCAATTAAAAGGTTATTTGATATGTCGGGATTATTTAAGATTGTTCATTTAGCTGATGATGAGTCAAATGGACTTAATGTATTGGGGGTGGCATAA
- a CDS encoding GntR family transcriptional regulator has translation MIIILDPRSNLPLWEQIVLQTKEQMLRNILVKGDKLPSVRELATTLVINPNTVSRAYQELERNGVIETIRGKGTFVIGLSKEAVSSDVLLKYKNKLSNLLIECLADGIREEEINNWVKEFYSKKGAD, from the coding sequence TTGATTATTATTTTAGACCCAAGAAGCAATTTGCCGCTTTGGGAACAAATAGTTCTTCAAACAAAAGAACAAATGCTAAGAAATATTTTGGTAAAAGGAGATAAACTTCCTTCTGTACGTGAATTAGCAACTACTCTAGTCATAAATCCAAATACAGTTAGTAGAGCCTACCAGGAACTCGAGCGAAATGGAGTAATTGAAACAATTAGAGGCAAAGGTACATTCGTAATTGGTTTATCAAAAGAGGCTGTGTCATCAGATGTACTTTTAAAATATAAAAATAAACTTTCTAATTTATTAATTGAATGTTTAGCCGATGGAATAAGAGAAGAAGAAATAAATAATTGGGTAAAAGAATTTTATTCGAAAAAAGGGGCTGATTAG
- a CDS encoding DUF1211 domain-containing protein, which yields MNKNRLEAFSDGVLAIIITIMVLEIKIPHSPDIQDLLKMFPTFLSYLLSFIYVGIYWNNHHHMIHTLQKVTGPIMWANLHLLFWLSLIPFASGWMGENHYKPYPTMLYGVVLLLAAIAYFILQGIIIKIEGKHSKLKLAVGNDWKGKVSVVCYLTGVCTSLIWPSFAQIIYVIVAIMWLLPDRRIEKVMQVSK from the coding sequence ATGAATAAAAATAGGCTGGAAGCTTTTAGTGACGGCGTACTCGCGATCATTATAACGATTATGGTCCTAGAAATTAAGATCCCACACAGTCCCGACATACAAGACTTATTAAAAATGTTCCCAACCTTTCTTAGTTATTTATTAAGCTTCATTTATGTCGGTATATACTGGAACAACCATCATCATATGATTCATACTTTGCAAAAGGTAACAGGTCCAATAATGTGGGCAAATCTGCATTTACTTTTCTGGTTATCTCTAATCCCGTTTGCTTCAGGTTGGATGGGAGAAAACCATTATAAGCCTTATCCTACAATGCTTTATGGTGTAGTCCTTTTACTGGCTGCAATAGCATATTTTATATTACAAGGGATCATTATCAAAATAGAGGGAAAGCATTCAAAGCTAAAACTAGCTGTAGGTAATGATTGGAAAGGAAAAGTATCGGTAGTTTGTTATTTAACTGGCGTTTGCACGTCATTAATATGGCCTTCGTTCGCTCAAATCATTTATGTAATAGTTGCGATTATGTGGTTATTGCCTGATCGCCGAATAGAGAAGGTTATGCAAGTTAGTAAGTAA
- a CDS encoding D-alanyl-D-alanine carboxypeptidase, with translation MKKVVLTLLSSVMIFSLSLPKVNARETQNSDVSLAKNALSSVIIEQDTGKILYEKDARKELPPASMTKIMTMLIIMEEINKGKLKLDDKVMTSEHAASMGGSQIFLEPGEEMTVKEMLKGIAIASGNDASVAMAEKIAGTEEAFVGLMNKKAKELGLKNTHFENPTGLPAPGHYSSAYDMAIMGRELLKYPLITKFTGTYEDYLRKDTEKQFWLVNTNKLVRFYPGADGLKTGFTSEAKYCLTATAKKNNMRVVSVIMGAPTSKERNAQMTNLLDYAFNQYQVKQLIKQGENVNRLSISKGKSKDVNVVTKSPVSVVLKKGEALNKIKKDIKLNTNLQAPIKKGQVVGVLVVKQGSKVLSKTDLVANKAVKEASWYDLFKRTVGGFN, from the coding sequence ATGAAAAAGGTAGTACTAACTCTTTTAAGTAGTGTAATGATCTTTTCATTATCACTACCAAAAGTAAATGCAAGAGAAACACAGAATAGTGATGTAAGTTTGGCAAAAAATGCGTTATCTTCTGTCATTATTGAACAAGATACTGGAAAGATTTTGTATGAAAAAGATGCTAGAAAAGAGCTTCCACCAGCAAGTATGACCAAAATTATGACGATGCTGATTATTATGGAAGAAATTAATAAAGGCAAACTAAAGTTAGACGATAAAGTTATGACGAGTGAACATGCTGCATCGATGGGCGGTTCTCAAATCTTCTTAGAGCCTGGAGAAGAAATGACAGTTAAAGAAATGCTTAAAGGAATTGCAATTGCATCCGGAAATGACGCCTCTGTGGCAATGGCAGAGAAAATTGCCGGAACAGAAGAGGCATTTGTTGGTTTAATGAATAAAAAAGCTAAGGAACTAGGTTTGAAAAATACTCATTTTGAAAATCCAACAGGCCTGCCAGCTCCTGGACATTATTCTTCAGCATATGATATGGCAATTATGGGAAGAGAATTATTAAAATATCCATTGATTACAAAGTTTACTGGAACTTATGAGGATTATTTAAGAAAAGATACAGAAAAACAATTTTGGCTAGTTAATACAAATAAATTAGTTCGTTTTTATCCAGGAGCAGATGGATTAAAAACTGGTTTTACTTCAGAAGCAAAATATTGTTTAACAGCAACTGCGAAAAAGAATAATATGCGAGTAGTTAGCGTAATTATGGGTGCACCAACATCTAAAGAAAGAAACGCCCAAATGACTAATTTATTGGACTATGCGTTTAACCAATATCAAGTAAAACAATTAATTAAACAGGGTGAAAATGTTAATAGGCTAAGTATTAGTAAAGGTAAATCTAAAGACGTAAACGTTGTTACGAAAAGTCCTGTTTCAGTTGTACTTAAAAAGGGTGAAGCTCTTAATAAAATAAAGAAAGATATTAAACTCAACACAAATCTTCAAGCACCAATTAAAAAAGGCCAAGTAGTAGGAGTTTTAGTCGTAAAGCAAGGTAGCAAAGTATTGTCTAAAACAGATTTAGTTGCAAATAAAGCAGTAAAAGAAGCTAGCTGGTATGACTTATTTAAGCGTACAGTTGGAGGATTCAACTAA
- a CDS encoding anti-sigma F factor — translation MRNEMNLQFSALSQNESFARVTVAAFITQLDPTLDELTEIKTVVSEAVTNAIIHGYENNPEGIVYISVLLEDQTVTLTIRDEGIGIVDLDEAMQPLYTSKPDLERSGMGFTIMENFMDQCEVVSTINVGTTITVKKYLSNSNVLSN, via the coding sequence ATGCGAAATGAAATGAACCTTCAATTTTCCGCATTAAGTCAAAATGAATCATTTGCTCGAGTAACTGTAGCTGCATTTATTACACAGCTAGATCCTACTTTAGATGAATTAACTGAAATTAAAACTGTTGTTTCAGAAGCTGTTACAAATGCGATTATTCATGGGTATGAAAATAATCCTGAAGGCATCGTATATATTTCAGTTCTTCTTGAAGATCAGACTGTTACTTTAACAATTCGAGATGAAGGAATTGGTATTGTAGATTTAGATGAAGCAATGCAACCTTTATATACGTCGAAACCAGATTTAGAAAGATCAGGCATGGGGTTTACAATTATGGAGAACTTCATGGATCAATGTGAAGTAGTGTCGACAATTAATGTTGGTACTACGATTACGGTTAAAAAGTACTTATCAAATAGCAATGTTTTGAGTAATTAA
- the deoB gene encoding phosphopentomutase — MNRKFNRVFLVVMDSVGIGEAPDAEKFNDVGSDTLGHIAEEMNGLHMPNMAKLGLSNIRELKGVPKADHPLAYYTKMEESSVGKDTMTGHWEIMGLHIDKPFRVFADGFPKELISELEGHFGRKIIGNKPASGTEILVELGEEHMKTGDLIVYTSADSVLQIAAHEEVVPLEDLYRYCEIARKLTLDNPYMIGRIIARPFVGEPGNFKRTPNRHDYALKPFGRTVMNELKDANFDVISIGKIADIFDGEGITKALRTVSNMDGMDKLVDTLKMDFTGLSFLNLVDFDAVFGHRRDPLGYGKALEEYDARLPEVFELLKEDDLLMITADHGNDPTYTGTDHTREYVPLLVYSKQFSEGKELNIPKTFADVGATIAENFNLKMPSHGSSFLEKLR, encoded by the coding sequence ATGAATAGAAAATTTAATAGAGTGTTCCTCGTTGTTATGGATTCTGTAGGGATTGGTGAAGCTCCAGATGCAGAAAAATTTAATGATGTTGGTTCAGATACACTAGGTCATATTGCTGAAGAAATGAATGGATTACATATGCCGAATATGGCAAAACTAGGTTTAAGTAATATCAGAGAATTGAAAGGGGTTCCAAAAGCGGATCACCCACTTGCTTATTATACAAAGATGGAAGAATCATCAGTAGGGAAAGACACTATGACTGGCCACTGGGAAATCATGGGTCTACATATTGATAAGCCATTTAGGGTATTTGCAGATGGATTTCCTAAAGAATTAATAAGTGAACTAGAAGGTCATTTTGGCCGTAAAATAATTGGGAATAAACCAGCTTCTGGAACAGAGATTTTAGTAGAACTTGGAGAAGAGCATATGAAAACAGGCGATTTAATCGTTTACACATCTGCTGATTCAGTTTTACAAATTGCAGCCCACGAAGAAGTTGTACCTTTAGAGGATTTATACCGTTATTGTGAAATTGCACGTAAATTAACATTAGATAATCCATACATGATTGGTAGAATTATCGCAAGACCGTTTGTTGGTGAACCTGGAAACTTTAAACGTACACCGAATCGTCATGACTATGCATTAAAACCATTCGGACGTACAGTTATGAATGAGTTAAAGGATGCGAATTTTGACGTAATCTCAATCGGTAAAATAGCAGATATTTTTGATGGTGAAGGAATCACTAAAGCATTACGTACAGTTTCAAATATGGATGGAATGGATAAATTAGTTGATACATTAAAAATGGACTTTACTGGTTTAAGCTTCTTAAATTTAGTTGATTTCGATGCCGTTTTTGGTCATAGAAGAGATCCACTAGGTTACGGTAAAGCGTTAGAAGAGTATGATGCAAGACTTCCTGAAGTGTTTGAACTATTAAAAGAAGATGATTTATTGATGATTACTGCCGATCACGGAAATGATCCAACATATACAGGTACAGATCATACAAGAGAATATGTACCGTTACTAGTTTATAGTAAACAGTTTTCAGAAGGTAAGGAATTAAACATTCCAAAAACTTTTGCAGATGTAGGTGCAACTATAGCTGAAAACTTTAATCTTAAAATGCCATCACATGGATCAAGTTTTTTAGAAAAATTGAGATAA
- a CDS encoding NCS2 family permease, which yields MGGRGSQIKRGISLKNLLNKKFNLEGSGTTIKTEMIAGVVSFLTLVYILSVNSTILHDAGIPFQGAMIATILSAFFGSVMMGLWSNSPLVLVPGMGINALFTYTMVGEMGMNWKEALAVVFISGILLFILSFTKLIKKLTTAIPLSLKSAITVGIGFFLTFIGLQAGGIVVKNESTFVSIANFSNVDVLATVITLGIAIYLFIKNVPANFLITVILGTIISFILHGGVEKAHDTTKITMKSASEVVGQLTFTHMMSFPFWIAVFSLTMVVLFESIGIIHGQLSMINQEHKQQKVVQGTAFGILLSGILGTSPTVIAVEGSAGISSGGRTGLTSVVTGFLFLSCLLFMPLIAYIPTSAIAPILIIIGSLMVKHITDIQLDDPTEAIPAFLILAFIPLTYSIIDGIAFGFIAYPLVKMAAGKKTEITPYMVAISALFFVRFALNFIA from the coding sequence ATGGGTGGGAGAGGGAGCCAAATAAAGAGAGGAATTTCTTTGAAAAATTTATTGAACAAAAAATTTAATCTTGAAGGTAGCGGTACGACCATTAAAACGGAGATGATTGCAGGTGTTGTTTCATTTTTAACACTTGTTTATATTTTATCCGTTAATAGTACAATTTTGCATGATGCAGGTATACCGTTCCAAGGTGCAATGATTGCCACAATTCTTTCAGCTTTTTTTGGAAGCGTTATGATGGGATTATGGAGTAATTCGCCTTTAGTATTAGTACCAGGAATGGGCATCAACGCATTGTTTACTTATACAATGGTTGGTGAAATGGGAATGAATTGGAAAGAAGCACTTGCTGTAGTATTTATAAGTGGAATCTTATTATTCATTTTATCATTCACAAAATTAATTAAGAAATTAACAACGGCAATTCCATTATCACTAAAAAGTGCAATTACAGTTGGAATTGGGTTTTTCTTAACGTTTATCGGTCTTCAAGCTGGTGGGATTGTTGTAAAAAATGAAAGTACGTTTGTATCGATTGCCAATTTTTCAAACGTCGATGTACTAGCAACAGTTATTACACTAGGGATTGCGATTTATCTATTTATTAAAAATGTACCTGCAAACTTTTTAATCACGGTTATTTTAGGTACGATTATTTCATTCATTTTACATGGTGGAGTTGAAAAAGCACATGATACAACAAAAATTACAATGAAATCTGCAAGTGAAGTTGTCGGACAACTGACCTTTACTCATATGATGAGTTTTCCATTTTGGATTGCAGTATTTTCTCTGACAATGGTTGTATTATTTGAATCAATCGGAATTATTCATGGGCAATTAAGTATGATCAACCAAGAGCATAAGCAACAAAAGGTTGTTCAAGGAACTGCGTTTGGAATCTTATTATCAGGAATACTTGGAACTAGTCCAACAGTAATTGCTGTTGAAGGAAGTGCAGGTATTAGTTCAGGTGGTAGAACAGGACTTACATCTGTTGTAACTGGATTTTTATTTTTAAGCTGTTTATTATTTATGCCATTAATAGCTTATATTCCAACATCTGCGATTGCACCAATCTTAATCATAATCGGTTCATTAATGGTTAAACACATTACAGATATTCAATTGGATGATCCTACTGAGGCAATTCCAGCCTTCTTAATTTTAGCATTCATCCCTTTAACATATAGTATTATTGACGGAATTGCATTTGGTTTTATTGCTTATCCATTAGTTAAAATGGCAGCAGGTAAGAAAACTGAAATCACGCCATATATGGTAGCAATTTCAGCATTATTCTTTGTACGGTTTGCTTTAAACTTTATTGCATAA
- a CDS encoding purine-nucleoside phosphorylase, translating into MNKENIDKAASFIKSKVDRQPKIGLILGSGLGILVDEIENQEKIPYHTIPEYPTSTVEGHEGQLVFGTIHGIEVVAMQGRVHFYEGYSMEKVTFPVRIMKELGVEKLIVTNAAGGVNTSFEPGDLMLITDHINFTGTSPLIGPNNPELGVRFVDMSYPYDRELRELAKNAAQEVNVKMQEGVYAALTGPSYETPAEIRMFRTLGADAVGMSTVSEVIVARHADLRVLGISCISNMAAGILDQPLNHEEVIETTQRVRASFLSLVKEIIRKIG; encoded by the coding sequence ATGAATAAAGAGAATATCGATAAAGCCGCTAGTTTTATAAAAAGTAAAGTTGACAGACAGCCTAAAATTGGATTGATTTTAGGGTCAGGCTTAGGAATACTTGTAGATGAAATTGAAAACCAAGAAAAAATACCGTATCATACGATTCCAGAATATCCTACATCTACTGTAGAAGGACATGAAGGACAATTAGTTTTCGGTACAATTCATGGTATTGAAGTAGTAGCAATGCAAGGAAGGGTTCACTTCTATGAAGGGTACAGTATGGAAAAAGTTACATTCCCAGTACGTATCATGAAAGAACTAGGTGTAGAAAAATTAATCGTAACGAATGCAGCAGGTGGAGTTAACACTTCATTTGAGCCTGGTGATTTAATGTTAATTACAGACCACATTAACTTTACTGGCACAAGTCCATTAATTGGCCCAAATAACCCAGAATTAGGTGTTCGTTTCGTAGACATGTCTTATCCATATGACCGTGAATTAAGAGAGCTTGCAAAAAATGCTGCACAAGAAGTAAATGTTAAGATGCAAGAAGGAGTTTACGCTGCATTAACAGGCCCTTCTTATGAAACACCAGCTGAAATTCGCATGTTTAGAACATTAGGTGCAGATGCTGTTGGTATGTCAACTGTATCTGAGGTTATCGTTGCGCGTCATGCTGATTTAAGAGTACTTGGTATTTCATGTATTTCAAACATGGCAGCAGGTATTTTAGATCAACCTCTAAACCACGAGGAAGTAATCGAAACAACACAAAGAGTAAGAGCATCGTTTTTATCATTAGTAAAAGAAATTATCCGCAAAATCGGTTAA
- a CDS encoding ABC transporter permease subunit: protein MFSKALWLIHSKQSRLALILLYLVYLIIIPFGYYNNTDDLNKALLTNSNSPYLFISDFSTLTFMSVIIVLILSILLIGIGRNTGGIDFQFSLPYSPKQIFLSKWFFGIVHIVMATFSLIILTLLIHYTTNLHKYIDASSFATIFTVILLFTIAFFTIGLAIGTITGHYFSQTLFTIFTIFSPSIIYFSIYSNLKGVFNHELSYNNFEKSITSWSIPYQTGSLSISRDFNENIVHYPTIDYGNLTIIVLYIVAFLLIGILCYNRNANVNNGKLFVYKKFSLFVNVLFVYLAATLIALLTSTITNGNNTIIYLIGLIIGTVVGYFFYKRLNKFFD from the coding sequence ATGTTTAGTAAAGCATTATGGCTAATCCATTCTAAACAATCTCGACTTGCACTTATTTTATTATATCTTGTCTATCTAATCATCATTCCTTTTGGCTATTATAATAACACTGATGATTTAAATAAAGCATTACTAACAAATTCGAATAGTCCTTATCTATTTATCTCTGACTTTAGTACGCTAACATTTATGTCAGTAATCATTGTCTTAATTTTAAGCATCTTATTAATAGGCATCGGACGAAATACAGGTGGCATTGATTTTCAATTTTCACTTCCATACTCACCTAAGCAGATTTTTCTATCAAAATGGTTCTTTGGCATTGTTCATATTGTAATGGCAACTTTTAGCTTAATCATTTTAACACTATTAATCCATTACACTACTAATCTTCACAAATATATCGACGCATCATCATTTGCTACTATTTTTACTGTCATCTTACTTTTTACAATTGCTTTTTTTACGATTGGTCTGGCGATTGGAACGATTACAGGTCATTATTTTTCTCAAACGCTCTTCACTATTTTTACAATCTTCTCACCAAGTATTATATACTTTAGTATTTATTCAAATCTAAAGGGTGTTTTTAACCATGAACTATCTTACAACAACTTTGAAAAAAGTATAACTAGTTGGTCTATTCCATATCAAACAGGCTCTCTCTCAATTTCAAGAGATTTTAATGAAAACATCGTCCACTATCCAACTATTGATTATGGAAATTTAACAATAATCGTTCTTTATATTGTTGCTTTTTTACTAATTGGTATATTGTGTTATAACAGGAATGCGAATGTAAATAACGGAAAATTATTCGTGTATAAGAAATTCTCTTTATTCGTAAACGTTCTTTTTGTATACCTTGCAGCAACATTAATCGCTTTATTAACTTCTACCATTACGAATGGGAACAATACGATTATTTACTTGATCGGCTTAATAATTGGTACCGTAGTCGGCTATTTCTTCTATAAACGATTAAATAAATTTTTTGATTAA